One Polynucleobacter sp. MG-5-Ahmo-C2 genomic window carries:
- a CDS encoding GDP-L-fucose synthase — MPVDLKQKIYVAGHRGMVGSAIIRTLKEKGYQSIVTRTHTELDLTNQAAVQSFFEQEKPDQVYLAAAKVGGIYANNTFPAEFIYQNLMMESNVIHQAFVAGVKKLLFLGSSCIYPKLAPQPMAENALLTGQLESTNEPYAIAKIAGIKLCESYNRQYGQSHGIDYRSVMPTNLYGPGDNYHPENSHVIPALIRRFHEAKESNSPQVMIWGTGTPRREFLYVDDMATASIFTMELDKSIYDAQTEPMCSHINVGFGSDVTIAELAKAVSAAVGYQGAIGFDPSKPDGTPRKWMDSTRLNRLGWNPRVHLNDGLQLAYHEFLQRLASE, encoded by the coding sequence ATGCCTGTGGATTTAAAGCAAAAAATTTATGTCGCTGGCCATAGGGGTATGGTTGGGTCCGCTATCATTCGGACCCTAAAAGAGAAGGGTTATCAGAGTATAGTGACCCGAACTCACACAGAGCTTGACTTAACCAATCAAGCGGCAGTTCAATCTTTTTTTGAACAAGAAAAACCAGATCAAGTGTATTTGGCTGCAGCAAAGGTGGGTGGTATTTACGCTAACAATACTTTTCCGGCTGAGTTCATCTACCAAAATCTCATGATGGAATCTAATGTGATTCATCAGGCTTTTGTTGCTGGCGTTAAAAAACTTCTCTTTTTGGGATCAAGTTGTATTTATCCTAAATTAGCACCTCAGCCTATGGCAGAGAATGCATTGTTAACGGGCCAACTAGAGTCAACAAATGAGCCTTACGCGATTGCCAAAATTGCGGGTATCAAGTTATGCGAAAGCTACAATCGACAGTATGGCCAAAGCCATGGTATTGATTACCGCTCTGTGATGCCTACGAATTTATATGGTCCTGGCGATAACTACCATCCAGAAAATAGTCATGTGATTCCGGCGCTGATTCGGCGCTTTCATGAGGCAAAAGAAAGCAATTCCCCGCAAGTCATGATTTGGGGTACAGGGACGCCAAGACGTGAATTTCTATATGTAGATGACATGGCAACGGCTTCTATTTTTACGATGGAGTTGGATAAGTCGATTTACGATGCACAAACTGAGCCGATGTGCAGTCATATCAATGTTGGATTCGGCTCTGATGTAACAATTGCTGAACTAGCAAAGGCGGTGAGCGCAGCAGTCGGATATCAAGGGGCTATTGGCTTTGATCCTAGTAAGCCCGATGGGACTCCACGCAAATGGATGGACTCCACTAGACTAAATCGCTTGGGCTGGAATCCAAGAGTCCATTTGAATGATGGTTTACAGCTTGCGTATCACGAGTTTCTCCAGCGCTTGGCCTCTGAGTGA
- a CDS encoding flippase, producing MTHSTTDPIWLRLLPSFIRNKLSGRDHLHAAIHNSGWIFFDKILRAVIGLVVGAWVARYLGPEQFGELAYCIAFIAIFQSITNLGLDGIVVREIANQRHRVNDILGTVFQLRLLLGITCWMLALVLYGIGNGFSGQGIWIIGFIGAGMIFQVADTVDLWFQGNSQSKRTVLAKASAYLISNGIRVALILLSAPLIAFAVVVMLEGALTALALSISYKRYPSDGIWKSNLQDAKKLLGESWPYMLSGFSIIIYMRIDQLMIKSMLGDFELGIYSAVVPISNLWNMIPVTICASIAPYMAKKKMEGQAIFDSALLKVFRLFWLLSLAVIALTVVLSSFLIDLMYGDAYQEATSVLNIYVLTSIPVFMGVGQGLWMLNYQKSYLSVIQTISGAVVALVANFVLLPIWGVQGAAVAAILSQAISAMCINAIFARELFLMQMGIRLKKVTDLNV from the coding sequence GTGACTCATTCAACCACTGACCCGATTTGGCTTCGTCTCTTGCCATCGTTTATTCGAAATAAACTTTCTGGCCGAGATCATTTACATGCAGCTATTCACAATAGTGGCTGGATATTTTTTGACAAAATATTGCGGGCTGTAATTGGGCTCGTAGTTGGTGCTTGGGTTGCACGTTATTTGGGTCCAGAGCAATTTGGTGAACTGGCCTATTGCATTGCATTTATTGCTATTTTTCAATCCATTACCAACCTTGGATTAGATGGCATTGTAGTCAGGGAGATCGCGAATCAACGTCATCGCGTCAATGATATTTTGGGCACGGTCTTTCAGCTGCGGTTATTACTGGGTATTACATGTTGGATGCTTGCGCTGGTACTTTATGGAATTGGCAATGGATTTTCTGGTCAAGGGATCTGGATTATTGGTTTTATTGGAGCCGGAATGATTTTTCAGGTAGCCGATACCGTTGATCTCTGGTTTCAGGGCAATAGCCAGAGTAAGAGAACAGTATTGGCAAAAGCCTCGGCTTATTTGATATCGAATGGCATCAGGGTGGCGCTGATTTTGTTATCAGCACCTTTGATTGCTTTTGCAGTGGTGGTTATGCTTGAGGGAGCGCTCACAGCGCTTGCGCTAAGCATTTCATATAAAAGATATCCTAGCGATGGTATTTGGAAAAGCAATCTTCAGGATGCCAAAAAATTATTGGGTGAGTCCTGGCCATACATGCTCTCTGGTTTTTCTATCATAATTTATATGCGTATTGATCAATTAATGATCAAAAGTATGTTGGGTGATTTTGAGTTGGGCATTTATTCGGCAGTAGTGCCGATTTCTAATCTTTGGAATATGATTCCGGTCACTATCTGCGCCAGCATTGCCCCATACATGGCCAAAAAGAAAATGGAGGGCCAGGCCATTTTTGATAGCGCATTACTTAAAGTATTTCGGCTCTTTTGGCTACTATCTCTAGCAGTTATTGCCTTAACAGTTGTGCTTTCTAGTTTTCTTATTGATCTAATGTATGGGGATGCCTATCAAGAGGCTACATCCGTTTTAAATATTTACGTCTTGACTAGTATTCCGGTATTTATGGGGGTGGGGCAAGGTCTATGGATGCTCAATTACCAAAAATCCTACCTATCTGTAATACAAACTATTTCTGGCGCGGTAGTTGCCTTAGTGGCAAACTTTGTATTGCTTCCTATTTGGGGTGTACAAGGTGCGGCAGTGGCCGCAATACTCTCACAAGCAATATCAGCTATGTGCATCAATGCTATTTTTGCTAGAGAACTATTTTTAATGCAGATGGGAATTCGTTTGAAAAAGGTTACTGATCTTAATGTCTAG
- a CDS encoding class I SAM-dependent methyltransferase, which translates to MSVANQCIGCGSQSLALVQGRTVCQDCSLEFDIHEQGLNYASAYSDDESLYAQHFQSLDRFQAESLDKLHSSLLPFEASVCDLMGANEYKSIVDLGCGTGRFLRAVGAVIPSAKGYELANTLVDRLKWHGRNVTKGGIDEFLAAPETPDAITLFEVVEHLQSPGYFMRQILEIKSPKMLAIVVPEWATRRTFDLQFASHDVPPNHLSWWSPQALKSMLQCPGYTIRVQVIPEKRMSMLKHFVRNLRWGSNSASWLQWFKAILNPPVFWLLAIAEKNT; encoded by the coding sequence ATGTCAGTCGCTAATCAATGTATTGGATGTGGCAGTCAGTCTTTAGCTCTGGTCCAGGGCAGAACAGTTTGTCAAGACTGCAGTCTTGAATTTGATATTCATGAGCAGGGCTTAAATTACGCGTCAGCCTACTCCGATGATGAATCCTTATATGCCCAGCACTTTCAAAGTTTAGACCGATTTCAGGCTGAGTCATTGGACAAACTACACTCATCCTTACTGCCTTTTGAGGCCTCTGTTTGTGATCTGATGGGGGCAAATGAATATAAAAGTATTGTTGACTTAGGGTGTGGTACAGGTCGGTTTTTGCGTGCAGTTGGAGCTGTTATTCCAAGCGCCAAGGGGTATGAGCTTGCTAACACTTTAGTGGATAGATTGAAATGGCATGGTCGTAATGTAACTAAAGGCGGTATCGATGAATTTTTAGCGGCGCCAGAAACCCCTGATGCCATTACTTTGTTTGAAGTAGTTGAGCATTTGCAGTCTCCAGGGTATTTCATGAGGCAGATTCTCGAAATCAAATCTCCTAAGATGCTTGCTATTGTTGTGCCAGAATGGGCAACTCGAAGGACATTTGATCTTCAGTTCGCCAGTCATGATGTGCCACCAAACCATCTGAGCTGGTGGAGTCCTCAAGCCCTCAAATCAATGCTGCAATGCCCTGGATACACAATTCGTGTACAGGTTATTCCAGAAAAGAGAATGAGTATGCTTAAACATTTTGTACGAAATTTGCGATGGGGTTCAAACTCAGCATCCTGGTTACAGTGGTTTAAGGCAATTCTGAATCCACCTGTATTTTGGTTGCTCGCTATTGCTGAGAAAAATACATGA
- a CDS encoding glycosyltransferase family 2 protein: MSSPVLFMVFNRPDVTEVVFSAIRAARPSKLYLAADGPRRSKQGEIDQCKAVLRIISSVDWPCEVHTLFREENLGCKVAVSSAIDWFFSMEPEGIILEDDCLPHPDFFKYCDELLEKYRHDDRIGLISGTSFGDLRAEGLISGPEDFIFNRYPSIWGWASWRRVWSQYDVDIQDWKEYRQDISEMTPCVELRKRNDRLFDQVYAHKIDTWDYQVSFLLWTTARFAIAPRMNLIENIGFGPDATHTKNASQIDSGRIQMSQGRLQFPLIAPKIMVPNSNYQHWLEKHSSRSSFVKIINRLKNYVSR; this comes from the coding sequence ATGTCTAGCCCGGTTTTATTTATGGTGTTTAATCGCCCAGATGTGACTGAGGTGGTGTTTTCTGCCATTCGCGCGGCCAGGCCATCAAAGCTTTATTTAGCTGCTGATGGGCCACGTAGGTCAAAGCAAGGCGAAATTGATCAATGCAAGGCTGTTTTGCGCATCATCTCAAGTGTGGATTGGCCTTGCGAGGTCCATACCCTGTTCCGAGAAGAAAATCTGGGATGTAAGGTAGCGGTTTCCAGTGCGATTGACTGGTTCTTTTCGATGGAACCTGAGGGCATCATTCTTGAGGATGATTGCCTGCCGCATCCGGATTTTTTTAAGTATTGTGATGAATTGCTTGAGAAGTATCGTCACGATGATCGCATTGGGCTAATCTCAGGAACCTCATTTGGGGACTTGAGGGCTGAAGGTTTAATTTCTGGTCCAGAGGATTTTATTTTTAATCGCTACCCTTCTATTTGGGGGTGGGCATCTTGGCGGCGCGTATGGAGTCAATACGATGTCGATATTCAGGATTGGAAAGAATATCGTCAAGATATTTCTGAGATGACTCCGTGTGTAGAGCTGAGAAAAAGAAATGATCGACTGTTTGATCAGGTTTATGCGCACAAGATTGATACCTGGGATTATCAAGTGAGCTTCTTACTTTGGACAACTGCTAGGTTTGCTATTGCTCCACGCATGAATCTCATTGAGAATATTGGGTTTGGTCCAGATGCTACGCATACTAAGAACGCAAGTCAAATAGATTCTGGGCGCATTCAAATGTCTCAAGGGCGTCTTCAGTTTCCTCTTATTGCCCCTAAGATCATGGTGCCTAATTCGAACTATCAGCACTGGCTAGAAAAGCATTCAAGCCGCTCTAGCTTTGTAAAAATAATCAATAGATTAAAAAATTATGTCAGTCGCTAA